From a region of the Castanea sativa cultivar Marrone di Chiusa Pesio chromosome 10, ASM4071231v1 genome:
- the LOC142612370 gene encoding uncharacterized protein LOC142612370, with amino-acid sequence MGQFMDLVDLCVTKPGMGELFGTTAWFIWNHRNKVRLNDRTLPLSRVGEAAKNLMQQVQSVRAGHKGVRRPRRCKWTPSQARDFKANFDGAWFDEYDEAGIGIVIRDSSGQFEGDSEVVIKALKSEDIFCFSFGHIVRDTLVCVNSLRSFSFAHIVRQGNFVAYALAQRTRLSFPLLVWMEDVPSDIDSFVIADFSGS; translated from the exons ATGGGTCAGTTTATGGATCTTGTGGACCTATGTGTGACAAAACCTGGTATGGGCGAGCTATTTGGGACCACGGCATGGTTCATTTGGAACCATCGGAACAAAGTCAGGTTGAATGATAGGACTTTACCACTGAGCAGAGTGGGAGAAGCTGCAAAAAACTTAATGCAGCAGGTGCAGTCAGTACGTGCAGGTCATAAGGGGGTTAGACGGCCACGAAGGTGCAAATGGACCCCTTCTCAAGCAAGGGACTTCAAGGCCAACTTTGATGGAGCATGGTTTGATGAATATGACGAAGCTGGGATCGGGATTGTGATACGCGACTCCTCTGGACAG TTTGAGGGAGACTCTGAAGTTGTGATAAAGGCCCTTAAAAGTGAGGATATATTCTGCTTTTCCTTTGGCCATATAGTCAGAGATACTTTAGTTTGTGTAAACTCTTTGAGGAGTTTTTCTTTTGCTCACATTGTTCGGCAAGGCAATTTTGTAGCCTATGCCTTAGCTCAGAGAACTCGTTTATCTTTTCCATTGTTAgtttggatggaggatgttccgtCTGACATAGATTCCTTTGTTATTGCTGATTTTTCAGGTTCTTAA